A stretch of Pseudomonas sp. LRP2-20 DNA encodes these proteins:
- a CDS encoding imelysin family protein: MIRMPLASASLLAIAIALAGCGEGKDDKAAAPQAQAPAAASTTAAAPGAVDEAAGKAVVKHYTEMVYAVYSDALSTAKTLQTAVDAFLAKPNDETLKAAKEAWAAARIPYLQSEVFRFGNTIIDDWEGQVNSWPLDEGLIDYVDKSYEHALGNPAANANIIANTEIQVGEEKVDVKDITPEKLASLNELAGSEANVATGYHAIEFLLWGQDLNGTGPGAGARPASDYLEGKGATGGHNDRRRAYLKAVTELLVKDLEEMVGNWAPNVADNYRATLEAEPVADGLRKMLFGMGSLSLGELAGERMKVSLEANSPEDEQDCFSDNTHYSHFYDAKGIRNVYLGEYTRVDGTKLSGPSLSSLVAKADPAADATLKADLEATEAKIQVIVDHALKGEHYDQLIAADNAAGNQIVRDAIASLVKQTGSIEQAAGKLGIANLNPDTADHEF; encoded by the coding sequence ATGATTCGAATGCCTCTGGCCTCCGCCAGTCTGCTGGCCATCGCCATCGCTCTCGCCGGTTGCGGAGAAGGCAAGGATGACAAGGCCGCCGCCCCGCAAGCTCAGGCACCTGCTGCTGCCAGCACCACCGCTGCTGCGCCCGGGGCTGTCGACGAAGCGGCTGGCAAAGCCGTGGTCAAGCATTACACCGAAATGGTCTACGCCGTTTACAGCGACGCGCTGAGCACCGCAAAAACCCTGCAGACCGCCGTCGACGCGTTCCTCGCCAAGCCCAACGACGAAACCCTGAAGGCCGCCAAAGAGGCCTGGGCCGCCGCGCGCATTCCGTACCTGCAGAGCGAGGTGTTCCGCTTCGGTAACACCATCATCGACGACTGGGAAGGCCAAGTGAACTCCTGGCCGCTGGATGAAGGCCTGATCGACTACGTCGACAAGAGCTACGAGCATGCCCTGGGCAACCCGGCGGCCAACGCCAACATCATCGCCAACACCGAGATCCAGGTCGGCGAAGAGAAGGTCGACGTCAAGGACATCACCCCTGAGAAGCTGGCCAGCCTGAACGAACTGGCAGGTTCCGAAGCCAACGTCGCCACCGGCTACCACGCCATCGAGTTCCTGCTCTGGGGCCAGGACCTCAACGGCACCGGCCCAGGTGCAGGCGCCCGCCCGGCGTCCGACTACCTGGAAGGCAAAGGCGCCACCGGCGGCCACAACGACCGTCGTCGTGCCTACCTGAAGGCGGTCACCGAGCTGCTGGTCAAGGACCTCGAAGAGATGGTCGGCAACTGGGCGCCGAACGTCGCCGACAACTACCGTGCCACCCTGGAAGCCGAGCCAGTGGCCGACGGCCTGCGCAAGATGCTGTTCGGCATGGGCAGCCTGTCGCTGGGTGAACTGGCCGGTGAGCGCATGAAGGTCTCGCTGGAAGCCAACTCGCCAGAAGACGAACAGGACTGCTTCAGCGACAACACCCACTACTCGCACTTCTACGACGCCAAGGGCATCCGCAACGTCTACCTGGGTGAGTACACCCGTGTCGACGGCACCAAGCTGAGCGGCCCGAGCCTGTCCTCGCTGGTGGCCAAGGCCGACCCGGCGGCGGACGCCACTCTCAAGGCCGACCTCGAAGCCACCGAAGCGAAGATCCAGGTTATTGTCGATCACGCGCTCAAAGGCGAGCACTACGACCAGCTGATCGCTGCCGACAACGCTGCCGGCAACCAGATCGTGCGCGATGCCATCGCCTCGCTGGTCAAGCAGACCGGTTCGATCGAGCAGGCTGCAGGCAAGCTGGGTATTGCCAACCTGAACCCGGACACCGCCGATCACGAATTCTGA
- a CDS encoding efflux RND transporter periplasmic adaptor subunit: MLRRRMLIMLAVVLLIVLALGGYKGFSIYKQIQMFSAPRPPITVAAAPAEQRQWQERLPAVGSLKALQGVELSLEVEGIVKALYFDSGQKVKAGQPLLQLNDDQETALLGTAQADLGLAKVDFGRGSQLVGDAAISRGEFDRLSSQYRRNQAVVEQLKAQKIKKSINAPFNGTIGIRQVDIGQYLAAGTVIATLQDLSSLYVDFNVPEQALPHLSLGQQVLVQVAAYPGQTFPASLSAINPKVDENTRNLLVRATLANPDDKLLPGMFANLLILLPDPQPQVVVPESAITYTLYGNSVYVATAKKDKDGNPETDDNGQPRLSAEQRTVQTGERRDGVVVVSKGLKAGEQVVTAGQLKLTPGAPIRIGQDSALKPEQGTPRTD; encoded by the coding sequence ATGCTACGCCGCCGCATGCTCATCATGTTGGCCGTCGTTCTGCTGATCGTGCTGGCCCTGGGGGGATACAAAGGCTTCTCGATCTACAAACAGATCCAGATGTTCTCCGCCCCCCGGCCGCCCATCACCGTTGCCGCCGCCCCGGCCGAACAGCGCCAGTGGCAGGAGCGCCTGCCGGCCGTAGGCAGCCTGAAGGCATTGCAGGGCGTCGAGCTGAGCCTGGAAGTCGAAGGCATCGTCAAGGCCCTGTACTTCGACTCCGGGCAGAAGGTCAAAGCCGGGCAACCGCTGCTACAGCTCAACGACGACCAGGAAACCGCCCTGCTCGGCACCGCCCAGGCCGACCTGGGGCTGGCCAAGGTCGACTTCGGCCGCGGCAGCCAGCTGGTCGGCGATGCCGCCATTTCCCGCGGCGAGTTCGATCGCCTGTCCTCCCAGTACCGGCGCAACCAGGCAGTGGTCGAGCAGCTCAAGGCGCAGAAGATCAAGAAAAGCATCAACGCACCGTTCAATGGCACCATCGGCATTCGCCAGGTGGATATCGGCCAGTACCTGGCCGCCGGCACGGTGATCGCCACCCTGCAGGACCTGTCCAGCCTGTACGTCGACTTCAACGTACCGGAACAGGCGTTGCCGCACCTGAGCCTGGGCCAGCAGGTGCTGGTGCAGGTGGCGGCGTATCCGGGGCAGACGTTCCCGGCCAGCCTCAGCGCGATCAACCCCAAGGTCGATGAGAACACCCGCAACCTGCTGGTGCGCGCGACCCTGGCCAACCCGGACGACAAGCTGCTGCCCGGCATGTTCGCCAACCTGCTGATCCTGCTGCCCGACCCGCAGCCCCAGGTGGTCGTCCCGGAAAGCGCCATCACCTACACCCTTTACGGCAACTCGGTGTACGTCGCCACCGCGAAGAAGGACAAGGACGGCAACCCGGAAACCGACGACAACGGCCAGCCCCGGCTCAGCGCCGAACAACGCACCGTACAGACCGGCGAGCGCCGCGATGGCGTGGTGGTGGTCAGCAAGGGCCTCAAGGCCGGCGAACAGGTGGTCACCGCCGGGCAGCTCAAGCTGACCCCGGGTGCGCCCATCCGCATTGGCCAGGACAGCGCGCTCAAGCCCGAACAGGGCACACCGCGCACCGACTGA
- a CDS encoding di-heme oxidoredictase family protein, producing the protein MSSSLSRLSPLLLALTLAACDDAPRFTQAEPGEALSGGLATVQSNDRKAFSLPSANLSAERRLDFAVGNSFFRSPWVIAPSTTTARDGLGPLFNTTACQNCHVRDGRGHPPEPGDSNAVGMLVRLSIPDQPYLAKVIERLGVVPEPVYGTQLQDMAIPGVAPEGKVRVSYTTQTVTFKDGHPVELRRPTLQITQLGYGPMHPDTRFSARVAPPMIGLGLLEAIPEADILANEDPDDRNHDGIRGRANRVWDDAQGKTVIGRFGWKAGQPNVNQQNVHAFNGDMGLTSTLQAKDDCTPAQVACLAAPNGNGEGDEKEVSDNILRLVTFYTRNLGVPARRDVGAPQVLAGKNLFFQAGCQACHTPQFTTAANTAEAELANQVIRPYSDLLLHDMGPGLADERTEFAANGQDWRTPPLWGIGLTEAVSGHTQYLHDGRARNLLEAVLWHGGEAQPARDHVLTFNAEQRAALLAFLNSL; encoded by the coding sequence ATGTCCTCGTCGCTGTCCCGTCTCTCCCCCCTGCTGCTGGCCCTCACCCTTGCCGCCTGTGACGACGCCCCGCGTTTCACCCAGGCCGAGCCCGGCGAAGCGCTGTCTGGCGGCCTGGCAACGGTTCAGAGCAACGACCGCAAGGCGTTTTCCCTGCCCTCGGCCAACCTCTCGGCCGAGCGGCGCCTGGACTTCGCCGTGGGTAACAGTTTCTTCCGCAGCCCTTGGGTGATCGCCCCATCCACGACCACCGCGCGTGACGGCCTGGGCCCGTTGTTCAACACCACGGCCTGCCAGAACTGCCACGTGCGTGACGGCCGCGGCCACCCGCCGGAGCCCGGCGACAGCAATGCCGTGGGCATGCTGGTGCGCCTGTCGATCCCCGATCAGCCTTACCTGGCCAAGGTGATCGAGCGCCTGGGCGTGGTCCCCGAGCCCGTCTACGGCACCCAGTTGCAGGACATGGCCATCCCCGGCGTGGCACCAGAGGGCAAGGTGCGGGTGAGCTACACCACCCAGACCGTCACCTTCAAGGACGGCCACCCGGTCGAGCTGCGCCGCCCGACCCTGCAGATCACCCAGCTCGGCTACGGCCCGATGCACCCCGACACACGCTTCTCGGCCCGTGTGGCCCCGCCAATGATCGGCCTGGGCCTGCTCGAAGCCATCCCCGAGGCCGACATCCTGGCCAACGAAGACCCGGACGACCGCAACCACGATGGCATCCGCGGCCGCGCCAACCGGGTCTGGGACGACGCCCAGGGCAAGACCGTGATCGGCCGCTTCGGCTGGAAGGCCGGGCAGCCCAACGTCAATCAGCAGAACGTGCACGCCTTCAACGGCGACATGGGCCTGACCAGCACCTTGCAAGCGAAGGACGACTGCACACCGGCCCAGGTCGCCTGCCTGGCCGCGCCCAATGGCAACGGCGAAGGAGACGAGAAGGAAGTCAGCGACAACATCCTGCGCCTGGTCACCTTCTACACCCGCAACCTCGGTGTGCCTGCCCGTCGTGACGTCGGCGCGCCGCAAGTGCTGGCCGGCAAGAACCTGTTCTTCCAGGCCGGTTGCCAGGCCTGCCATACCCCGCAGTTCACCACCGCCGCCAACACCGCCGAAGCGGAGTTGGCCAACCAGGTGATCCGCCCCTACAGCGACCTGCTGCTGCACGACATGGGCCCAGGCCTGGCCGACGAGCGCACCGAATTCGCTGCCAACGGCCAGGACTGGCGTACCCCACCGTTGTGGGGCATCGGCCTGACCGAAGCCGTCAGCGGCCACACCCAGTACCTGCATGACGGCCGCGCCCGCAACCTGCTTGAAGCCGTGCTCTGGCATGGCGGCGAAGCCCAGCCGGCGCGCGACCATGTCTTGACCTTCAATGCCGAGCAGCGCGCCGCGTTGCTGGCCTTCCTGAACTCACTTTAA
- a CDS encoding multidrug efflux RND transporter permease subunit produces the protein MAFTDPFIRRPVLASVVSLLILLLGFQAWNKLQIRQYPKMENALITVTTAYPGANAETIQGYITQPLQQSLASAEGIDYMTSVSRQNFSVISIYARIGADSDRLFTELLAKANEVRNQLPQDAEDPVLSKEAADASALMYISFYSKEMSNPQITDYLSRVIQPKLATLPGMAEAEILGNQVFAMRIWIDPVKLAGFGLAATDVTNAVRRYNFLSAAGEVKGEYVVTSINASTELKSAEAFAALPLKVSGDSRVLLGDVARVEMGAENYDTVSSFDGTPSVYIGIKATPAANPLDVIKEVRRIMPELESQLPSALKVSIAYDATLFIQASIDEVIKTLGEAVLIVIVVVFLFLGALRSVLIPVVTIPLSMIGVLFFMQMMGYSLNLLTLLAMVLAIGLVVDDAIVVVENIHRHMEEGKSPFDAALEGAREIAMPVVSMTITLAAVYAPIGFLTGLTGALFKEFALTLAGAVVISGIVALTLSPMMCALLLRQEQNPSGLAHRLDVLFEGLKVRYQRLLHATLDSRPVVLVFAVIILCLIPVLLKFTQNELAPNEDQGVIFMMSSSPQPANLDYLNAYTDQFTPLFKSFPEYYSSFQINGFNGVQSGIGGFLLKPWNERKRTQMELLPLVQAKLEQIGGLQIFGFNLPSLPGTGEGLPFQFVINTAGDYPALLEVAQRVKQRAQESGKFAFLDIDLAFDKPEVVVDIDRAKAAQMGVSMDALGGTLATLLGEAEINRFTLEGRSYKVIAQVERPYRDNAGWLNNYYVKNEQGQLLPLSTLITLSDRARPRQLNQFQQLNSAIIQGVPMVSIGEALQTVREIAREEAPEGFAFDYAGTARQYVQEGSALWVTFGLALAIIFLVLAAQFESFRDPLVILVTVPLSICGALLPLFLGISSMNIYTQVGLVTLIGLISKHGILIVEFANQLREEKGLNVRQAIEEAAAIRLRPVLMTTAAMVFGMVPLILASGAGAVSRFDIGTVIATGMSIGTLFTLFVLPCIYTLLAHKSATKDAVVA, from the coding sequence ATGGCGTTCACTGATCCGTTCATCCGCCGCCCGGTGCTGGCCAGCGTGGTCAGCCTGCTGATTTTGCTGCTCGGCTTCCAGGCCTGGAACAAACTGCAGATCCGCCAGTACCCGAAAATGGAAAACGCCCTGATCACGGTGACCACCGCCTACCCCGGGGCCAACGCCGAGACTATCCAGGGCTACATCACCCAGCCGCTGCAACAGAGCCTGGCCAGCGCCGAAGGCATCGACTACATGACCTCGGTCAGCCGGCAGAACTTCTCGGTGATTTCCATCTATGCACGCATCGGCGCCGACAGCGACCGCCTGTTCACCGAACTGCTGGCCAAGGCCAACGAAGTGCGCAACCAGCTGCCGCAGGACGCCGAAGACCCGGTCCTGAGCAAGGAAGCGGCCGATGCCTCGGCGCTGATGTACATCAGCTTCTACAGCAAGGAAATGAGCAACCCGCAGATCACCGACTACCTGTCGCGGGTGATCCAGCCCAAGCTGGCGACCCTGCCAGGCATGGCCGAGGCCGAGATCCTCGGCAACCAGGTGTTCGCCATGCGCATCTGGATCGACCCGGTGAAGCTGGCCGGCTTCGGCCTTGCGGCCACCGACGTGACCAATGCCGTACGCCGCTACAACTTCCTCTCGGCAGCAGGCGAGGTGAAGGGCGAGTACGTGGTCACCAGCATCAACGCCAGCACCGAGCTGAAGTCCGCCGAAGCCTTCGCCGCGCTGCCGCTCAAGGTGTCCGGTGACAGCCGGGTGCTGCTCGGCGACGTGGCACGGGTGGAGATGGGTGCGGAAAACTACGACACGGTCAGCTCGTTCGATGGTACGCCATCGGTCTACATCGGCATCAAGGCCACCCCGGCGGCCAACCCGCTGGACGTGATCAAGGAAGTGCGGCGCATCATGCCGGAGCTGGAAAGCCAGCTGCCGTCAGCGCTGAAGGTATCGATCGCCTACGACGCCACGCTGTTCATCCAGGCCTCCATCGACGAAGTGATCAAGACCTTGGGCGAAGCGGTGCTGATCGTCATCGTGGTGGTGTTCCTGTTCCTCGGTGCCCTGCGCTCAGTGCTGATCCCGGTGGTGACCATTCCGCTGTCGATGATCGGCGTGCTGTTCTTCATGCAGATGATGGGCTATTCGCTGAACCTGCTGACGTTGCTGGCGATGGTGCTGGCGATCGGCCTGGTGGTGGACGATGCCATCGTGGTGGTGGAGAACATCCACCGGCACATGGAGGAAGGCAAGTCACCCTTCGATGCAGCGCTGGAAGGCGCCCGGGAAATTGCCATGCCCGTGGTGTCGATGACCATCACCCTGGCGGCGGTCTACGCCCCCATCGGTTTTCTCACCGGGCTTACCGGCGCGCTGTTCAAGGAGTTTGCCCTGACCCTGGCTGGCGCGGTGGTCATCTCCGGCATTGTCGCCCTGACCTTGTCGCCGATGATGTGCGCCCTGCTGTTGCGCCAGGAGCAGAACCCCAGCGGCCTGGCCCATCGCCTCGACGTGCTGTTCGAAGGCCTCAAGGTCCGCTACCAGCGCCTGCTGCACGCCACCCTCGACAGCCGCCCGGTGGTGCTGGTGTTCGCCGTGATCATCCTGTGCCTGATCCCGGTGCTGCTCAAGTTCACCCAGAACGAACTGGCGCCCAACGAAGACCAGGGCGTGATCTTCATGATGAGCAGCTCGCCGCAGCCGGCCAACCTCGACTACCTGAACGCCTACACCGACCAGTTCACCCCGCTGTTCAAGAGCTTCCCCGAGTACTATTCGTCGTTCCAGATCAACGGCTTCAACGGTGTGCAGAGCGGCATCGGCGGCTTCCTGCTCAAGCCCTGGAACGAACGCAAGCGCACGCAGATGGAGCTGCTACCGCTGGTCCAGGCCAAGCTCGAACAGATCGGCGGGCTGCAGATCTTCGGTTTCAACCTGCCTTCATTGCCGGGCACCGGTGAGGGCCTGCCGTTCCAGTTCGTGATCAACACCGCCGGCGACTACCCTGCCCTGCTGGAAGTCGCCCAGCGGGTCAAGCAACGGGCCCAGGAATCGGGCAAGTTCGCCTTCCTCGACATCGACCTGGCTTTCGACAAACCCGAAGTGGTCGTCGACATCGACCGGGCCAAGGCAGCGCAGATGGGCGTTTCGATGGATGCGCTGGGCGGCACCCTGGCCACCCTGCTGGGCGAGGCGGAAATCAACCGTTTCACCCTCGAGGGCCGCAGCTACAAGGTAATTGCCCAGGTCGAGCGGCCTTATCGGGACAACGCCGGCTGGCTGAACAACTACTACGTGAAGAACGAACAAGGGCAGTTGCTGCCCTTGTCGACCCTGATCACCCTCAGTGACCGCGCGCGCCCCCGCCAGCTCAACCAGTTCCAGCAATTGAACTCGGCGATCATCCAGGGGGTGCCGATGGTCAGCATTGGCGAGGCGTTGCAGACGGTACGCGAGATCGCCCGGGAAGAGGCACCGGAGGGCTTCGCCTTCGACTATGCCGGCACGGCAAGGCAGTACGTGCAAGAAGGCAGCGCACTGTGGGTGACCTTTGGCCTGGCGCTGGCGATCATCTTCCTGGTGCTGGCCGCGCAATTCGAGAGTTTCCGCGACCCGCTGGTGATTCTGGTGACCGTGCCGCTGTCGATCTGTGGTGCCCTGCTACCGCTGTTCCTGGGCATTTCCAGCATGAACATCTACACCCAGGTGGGGCTGGTGACGTTGATCGGTCTGATCAGCAAGCACGGCATCCTGATCGTCGAGTTCGCCAACCAGTTGCGCGAGGAAAAGGGCTTGAACGTTCGCCAGGCCATCGAGGAAGCGGCCGCCATTCGCCTGCGGCCGGTACTGATGACCACGGCGGCGATGGTATTCGGCATGGTGCCGCTGATTCTGGCCTCCGGGGCCGGCGCGGTGAGCCGGTTCGATATCGGCACGGTGATTGCCACCGGGATGTCGATCGGGACCTTGTTTACCCTCTTTGTGCTGCCTTGCATCTACACCCTGCTGGCACACAAGTCGGCTACCAAGGATGCTGTCGTCGCCTGA
- a CDS encoding imelysin family protein, translating to MFRPKLLFTSLAALALGACSPQDPQAVTSAAIAKQVILPTYSRWVEADRQLAASALAYCEGKESLDTARADFLNAQKAWAELQPLLVGPLAEGNRAWQVQFWPDKKNLVGRQVEQLVNGDKPVDAAALGKASVVVRGLSAYEYILFDSKPDIATAEQKARYCPLLVAIADHQKGLAEDILKTWNSTDGMLSQMTKFPNQRYADSHEAIADLLRSQVTALDTLKKKLGAPMGRQTKGIPQPLQAEAWRSHSSLKSLEATLKAAQAVWVGVDNQGLRSLLPSDQKALAQKIDDAYATALKVLADNQKTLGELLADDAGQQTLNQIYDALNAVHRLHEGDLAKALNIQLGFNANDGD from the coding sequence ATGTTCCGACCCAAACTGTTGTTCACCAGCCTCGCCGCACTCGCCCTGGGTGCCTGCTCGCCGCAGGACCCGCAGGCAGTGACTTCCGCCGCCATCGCCAAGCAGGTGATCCTGCCGACCTACAGCCGCTGGGTCGAAGCCGACCGCCAGCTGGCCGCCAGCGCCCTGGCCTACTGTGAAGGCAAGGAAAGCCTGGACACCGCGCGCGCCGATTTCCTCAATGCGCAGAAGGCCTGGGCCGAACTGCAACCACTGCTGGTCGGCCCGCTGGCCGAAGGCAACCGCGCCTGGCAAGTACAGTTCTGGCCCGACAAGAAGAACCTGGTCGGCCGCCAGGTCGAGCAACTGGTCAACGGCGACAAGCCGGTCGATGCCGCCGCCCTGGGCAAGGCCAGCGTCGTGGTACGCGGCCTGTCGGCTTACGAGTACATCCTCTTCGACAGCAAGCCGGACATCGCCACTGCCGAGCAGAAGGCCCGCTACTGCCCGCTGCTGGTGGCCATCGCCGATCACCAGAAGGGCCTGGCCGAGGATATCCTCAAGACCTGGAACAGCACCGACGGCATGCTGTCGCAGATGACCAAGTTCCCCAACCAGCGCTACGCCGACTCCCACGAGGCGATCGCCGACCTGCTGCGCTCCCAGGTCACCGCCCTGGATACCTTGAAGAAGAAGCTGGGGGCGCCGATGGGCCGCCAGACCAAGGGCATTCCACAGCCGCTGCAGGCCGAGGCCTGGCGTAGCCACTCCTCGCTGAAGAGCCTGGAAGCCACCCTCAAGGCCGCCCAGGCAGTGTGGGTCGGGGTCGACAATCAGGGCCTGCGCAGCCTGCTGCCCAGCGATCAGAAAGCCCTGGCGCAGAAGATCGACGACGCTTACGCTACGGCGCTCAAAGTGCTGGCCGACAACCAGAAGACCCTCGGCGAGCTGCTGGCCGACGACGCCGGGCAGCAGACCCTCAACCAGATCTACGATGCCCTCAACGCCGTGCACCGCCTGCATGAAGGCGACCTGGCCAAGGCGCTGAACATCCAGCTGGGCTTCAATGCCAACGACGGTGACTGA
- a CDS encoding DUF1513 domain-containing protein, with translation MLRRQALKLGSVLLSALTLGGWSLLRNKGSEPLLLSARDDGDGRHYAVGFRLDGTQVFSTQVAQRCHAIINHPELPIALFVARRPGTESYLVDLRDGRLLQTVTSQPNRHFYGHAVIHKGGEWLYATENDTTDPGRGVLGVYRFEGERLVHTGEIPTHGIGPHEVAWLPDGETLVVANGGIRTEAESRVEMNLDAMQPSLVLMQRDGTLLSKETLAQQMNSVRHLAVGDDGTIATCQQFMGAADETAELLAIKRPGEPFKAFPVAERQLQSMAQYTASVAIHSDLRLVALTAPRANRLFVWDLDSGAVKLDAPMPDCAGVGAVKDGFVVTSGQGRCRFYDCRKAELIGQPMDLPSGFWDNHLHLV, from the coding sequence ATGCTGCGACGCCAGGCCCTCAAACTCGGTAGCGTATTGCTCAGCGCCCTGACCCTGGGCGGTTGGAGCCTGCTGCGCAACAAAGGCAGCGAACCCTTGCTGCTGTCGGCGCGTGACGATGGCGACGGCAGGCATTATGCGGTCGGGTTCCGCCTGGACGGCACCCAGGTGTTCAGCACCCAGGTCGCCCAGCGTTGCCATGCCATCATCAACCACCCCGAGCTGCCGATCGCCCTGTTCGTCGCCCGTCGCCCCGGCACCGAAAGCTACCTGGTCGACCTGCGCGACGGGCGCCTGCTGCAGACCGTCACCTCGCAACCGAACCGGCACTTCTATGGCCATGCGGTGATCCACAAGGGTGGCGAATGGCTGTATGCCACCGAGAACGACACCACCGACCCAGGCCGTGGCGTGCTCGGCGTCTACCGCTTCGAGGGTGAACGCCTGGTGCACACCGGCGAGATCCCGACCCATGGCATCGGCCCACATGAAGTGGCCTGGCTACCGGACGGCGAGACCCTGGTCGTGGCCAACGGCGGTATCCGCACCGAGGCCGAAAGCCGGGTCGAGATGAACCTCGACGCCATGCAGCCGAGCCTGGTACTGATGCAGCGCGACGGCACCCTGCTGAGCAAGGAAACCCTGGCCCAGCAGATGAACAGCGTGCGCCACCTGGCGGTGGGCGACGATGGCACCATCGCCACCTGCCAGCAATTCATGGGGGCTGCCGACGAGACCGCCGAGCTGCTGGCGATCAAACGCCCGGGTGAGCCGTTCAAGGCCTTCCCGGTAGCCGAGCGCCAGCTGCAGTCGATGGCCCAGTACACCGCCAGCGTCGCCATCCACAGCGACCTGCGCCTGGTGGCGCTGACCGCGCCGCGGGCCAACCGCCTGTTTGTCTGGGACCTGGACAGCGGCGCGGTGAAGCTCGACGCACCGATGCCCGATTGCGCCGGGGTCGGCGCGGTCAAGGATGGTTTTGTCGTCACCTCCGGGCAGGGCCGTTGCCGCTTCTACGACTGCCGCAAGGCCGAACTGATCGGGCAACCGATGGACCTGCCGTCCGGGTTCTGGGACAACCACCTGCACCTGGTCTGA